The Gammaproteobacteria bacterium genome segment ATTGTAATCCTGGCATTTATCAGCGTATTCGCATTGTTAAACGCGCCTCGGGTCTACGCCGCTCCCCTTGCCGGCACCAGCATCGGTAACCAAGCGTCGGCAACCTATTCGGATGCTTCCCAAACAGTGCGCACCGTGACCAGCAATACGGTGACGACCATCGTGCAACAGGTTGCGAGTTTGACGCTCACCGCCAACGGCACCAAGAACGCCGCGATCGGCGGGCAGGCAAGCTATCCGCACACACTGACCAACACCGGCAACGGGTCCGACACGTTTGGCCTATCGACCAGCAACAGCGACAGCTTTAGCTTCGGCTCGGTGACGATGTATGCCGACGCCAACGGCGACGGCGTGCCCGACAACACGACACCGATCACCTCCACCGGCGAATTGGCGGCGGGCACGGTGTTCAAGTTCGTCGTCGTCGGCACGGTGCCGGCCACTGCGGTCGCGGGCAACACCAACACGCTGACGGTGTCGGCCGCGAGCACGTTCACCGGCTCGGTGACGGCGAGCAACACCGACACGACCACGGTCTCGAGCAACGCGGTGATCAACGTCACCAAGTCGATCGATGTAACGAGTGGTTTGCCGGGAACCGGCCCGCGCACGTTCACGTTGACGTACACCAACGTCGGCAACGGCGCGGCGACGAACCTCACGCTCATCGACGCGATTCCCTCGGGCATGACGTACGTCGCCAACAGCGCGCGTTGGAGCAGCACCGGCAGCACGGTGTTGACGGATGCGAACGCCGCCGACAATCAAAGCGGCATCGTGTACGACTACAACGTCACCTCCGCGGGCCGCGTCACCGCCGTCATCGCCTCGGTAGCCGCGGGCGCGAGCGGCACGCTGACGTTCCAAGTCAACATCAATGCCGGTCTCGCGCCCGGCGCCAACGCGGCGACGTTGAACACAGCGTCGTACAGCTACAACGACGGCGCCAACAATATCGCCGCAGCCAACACCAACGGCGTGCAATTCATCGTCAGCCAATCGGTAGCGGTAGCGATGACCGGTGCGACCGTCGTCGTCGCCGCGCAAGGCGGCACCGCGAGCTTCGCCAACGCCGTCACCAACAACGGCAACGGCACCGACAGCTTTGACATGAGCATCGGCACCTCGACCTTCCCGCTCGGCACGACGTTCGTGCTGTTTCAAGCCGATGGCGTGACCCCGCTCATCGACAGCAACGGCAACGGCGTTCCCGATACGGGTCCGCTGGCGCCGGGCGCAAGCTACAGCGTCGTGCTCAAGGCGATACTGCCGGTCGGCGCCACCGGCGGTCCGTACACGGTGCAAAAAACCGCGACATCGAAAGCCGACCCGACTAAGAGCGCGACCGCGACCGATACGTTGACGGCCATCACGACGCATACGGTCGATCTCACCAACAACTCCGCCGGCACCGGCGCGCCGGGCGCCGGCAGTGGCCCG includes the following:
- a CDS encoding DUF11 domain-containing protein produces the protein MNALRSVALAVSPHARLRQIVILAFISVFALLNAPRVYAAPLAGTSIGNQASATYSDASQTVRTVTSNTVTTIVQQVASLTLTANGTKNAAIGGQASYPHTLTNTGNGSDTFGLSTSNSDSFSFGSVTMYADANGDGVPDNTTPITSTGELAAGTVFKFVVVGTVPATAVAGNTNTLTVSAASTFTGSVTASNTDTTTVSSNAVINVTKSIDVTSGLPGTGPRTFTLTYTNVGNGAATNLTLIDAIPSGMTYVANSARWSSTGSTVLTDANAADNQSGIVYDYNVTSAGRVTAVIASVAAGASGTLTFQVNINAGLAPGANAATLNTASYSYNDGANNIAAANTNGVQFIVSQSVAVAMTGATVVVAAQGGTASFANAVTNNGNGTDSFDMSIGTSTFPLGTTFVLFQADGVTPLIDSNGNGVPDTGPLAPGASYSVVLKAILPVGATGGPYTVQKTATSKADPTKSATATDTLTAITTHTVDLTNNSAGTGAPGAGSGPEVAAVVTNSTNPGTTTRFTLYVANSSGVADTYNLQASTDSSFAGLTLPSGWSVIFKDANGAVISNTGVINAGANMVVYADVTPPAGSTPGTTDVYFRTVSPTSGASDRLHDAILVNTLRNLALTPNNSGQIYPGGAVVYSHTLTNNGNVLEGDGVLSQVSLTTTDSQSSFSATIYWDKNNNGVLDAADPIVTNLAALAGGTNGASTAAGLNPGENATLFVKVYAPAGGAIGTVDTATLTATTIGIINSVAAVSPISVTDSTTVIAGQLQLTKMQALDANCDGTPDTAYSMSNLTTGAIPGACVRYQITATNIGVADATSVVVSDATPANTTYHGAVAAATSQGSITAPAAGSSGTVQATVGTLAPGKSATITFGVRINP